In a genomic window of Quercus lobata isolate SW786 chromosome 4, ValleyOak3.0 Primary Assembly, whole genome shotgun sequence:
- the LOC115987259 gene encoding uncharacterized protein LOC115987259 has protein sequence MADQSTNPSIMESKPRHPLHQIAETPTHKLLLKQWLKEEELILGRITLKETQIDSVRKEITMLYIFFFLFHSISLVLLFNASSSNDPLGYNKLACHRSWIPSLCSILFSLGIIWAVRYKTDVEVHLEKLLQREKEDGKLLAKCAEELKKKGLEFDLLKEVDALRRAKSLRVEAKEVRKWSARDFVTLFFFTMSCFVLAITRVILCN, from the coding sequence ATGGCTGATCAGAGCACAAACCCATCAATCATGGAATCAAAACCACGACACCCACTTCACCAAATCGCAGAAACACCGACCCACAAGCTTCTTCTCAAGCAATGGCTCAAGGAAGAGGAACTAATCCTTGGAAGAATCACCCTCAAAGAAACCCAAATCGACTCGGTCCGAAAGGAAATCACAATGCtatacatcttcttcttcctcttccactCCATATCTCTAGTCCTCCTCTTCAATGCCTCCTCCTCTAATGACCCACTTGGATACAACAAGCTAGCCTGCCACAGATCATGGATCCCATCACTCTGTTCCATTCTGTTTTCTCTCGGAATCATCTGGGCTGTGCGGTACAAGACCGATGTGGAGGTCCACTTGGAGAAGCTATTACAGAGGGAAAAAGAGGATGGGAAGCTGTTGGCTAAGTGTGCTGAAGAACTGAAGAAGAAGGGTCTCGAATTCGACTTGTTGAAGGAGGTCGATGCGCTTCGAAGGGCAAAGAGTTTGCGAGTCGAGGCCAAGGAGGTCAGGAAATGGTCTGCAAGGGATTTTGTCACCTTGTTCTTCTTCACAATGTCTTGCTTTGTTCTTGCAATCACAAGGGTTATCTTGTGTAATTAG